In one Thermaerobacter sp. PB12/4term genomic region, the following are encoded:
- a CDS encoding fumarylacetoacetate hydrolase family protein, whose translation MRFVRFERAGQVQIGLAELDEQGRLRRVLDLGAAQARWGGPPVPQDMVAWIALGDEAVTAARRWWDRAAGATGDDAGSLWHPGDSVRLLAPIARPPKNVMAIGLNYRDHVFEISGRDVPQHPVVFTKAASAVQGPGDPIYLHPGVTEAVDYEGELAVVIGRRGRSIPRERAREHIFGYMILNDVTARDLQRRTSQWHLGKSLDTFCPTGPYLVHRDAVGWPVEVDVRTWVNGELRQEANTRHFIFDIPTLLATISAGITLEPGDIIATGTPSGVGMGFDPPRFLRAGDVVEIEITGLGRLRNPVVDRWPRDA comes from the coding sequence TTGCGGTTTGTCCGGTTCGAGCGGGCCGGCCAGGTGCAGATCGGGCTGGCCGAGCTGGACGAGCAGGGGCGCCTGCGGCGGGTCCTGGACCTGGGGGCGGCCCAGGCGCGCTGGGGCGGCCCGCCGGTTCCTCAGGACATGGTCGCCTGGATCGCCCTGGGTGACGAAGCCGTGACCGCCGCAAGACGCTGGTGGGATCGGGCTGCCGGTGCCACCGGGGACGATGCCGGCTCCCTCTGGCACCCCGGCGACAGCGTGCGCCTGCTGGCACCCATCGCCCGGCCGCCCAAGAACGTCATGGCCATCGGCCTGAACTACCGGGATCATGTGTTCGAGATCAGCGGCCGGGACGTACCCCAGCACCCCGTGGTGTTCACCAAGGCGGCGTCGGCGGTGCAGGGACCCGGCGACCCGATCTACCTCCACCCAGGGGTGACGGAGGCCGTCGACTACGAGGGCGAGCTGGCGGTGGTCATCGGGCGGCGGGGCCGCTCCATCCCCAGGGAGCGGGCCCGGGAGCACATCTTTGGCTACATGATCCTGAACGACGTCACGGCCCGGGACCTGCAGCGGCGGACCAGCCAGTGGCACCTGGGCAAGAGCCTGGACACCTTCTGCCCCACCGGGCCCTACCTGGTGCACCGGGATGCGGTGGGCTGGCCCGTGGAGGTCGACGTCCGCACTTGGGTCAACGGCGAGCTGCGCCAGGAGGCCAACACCCGGCACTTCATCTTCGACATTCCCACCTTGCTGGCCACCATCTCCGCCGGGATCACCCTGGAACCGGGCGACATCATCGCCACCGGAACGCCCAGCGGTGTGGGCATGGGGTTTGATCCACCCCGCTTCCTGCGGGCGGGCGACGTGGTCGAGATCGAGATCACCGGGCTGGGCAGGCTGCGCAACCCGGTGGTCGACCGTTGGCCCCGTGACGCCTGA
- a CDS encoding YeeE/YedE family protein, with protein MDLHGPAFLLLGAAFGLVYGFLLQRGDFCFTSAFRDLYAFRHTRVLQGIVTAVAVTTLGWGIALSAGWATPDRLWVPPVGWNSLLGGFLFGIAMYVAGGCASGTLYRAGMGYGQFWLTLLGMGAGYYAFLRLFPDVLQPYFFKPLQITGPVTLYRLLPWPPLLTSLLAVAVLLLGVVLVAGPGALGRSLREVAAFFRQGPGTLLRLRSWDTRAVGLLLGLVSTLQFSLWTIWGITGPETRWVAVAWAAVDDPARVAANPYVASLFRGYPGLVPGPEEVLIAGIIAGAALSARLNGTFRWRRPRLRRLPNAVAGGFLLAFASRLTPGCNIGNLLSGLPALSLHSLLASAGIATGIYTAWKIAHLRQAALLTSCRVEPATAGTGTGTPAKPAAAPPAGI; from the coding sequence ATGGATCTGCACGGGCCGGCCTTCTTGCTCCTGGGCGCGGCCTTCGGTCTCGTCTACGGCTTCTTGCTCCAGCGCGGCGACTTCTGCTTCACGTCGGCCTTCCGCGATCTCTACGCCTTTCGCCACACCCGTGTGCTCCAGGGCATCGTCACGGCCGTGGCGGTGACCACCCTGGGCTGGGGGATCGCCCTGTCCGCCGGCTGGGCCACCCCCGACCGTCTCTGGGTACCGCCGGTGGGGTGGAACAGCCTGCTGGGCGGCTTCCTCTTCGGCATCGCCATGTACGTCGCCGGCGGCTGCGCCTCGGGTACCCTCTACCGGGCGGGAATGGGCTACGGGCAGTTCTGGCTCACCCTGCTCGGCATGGGTGCCGGCTACTACGCGTTCCTGCGCCTGTTCCCGGACGTGCTCCAGCCCTACTTCTTCAAGCCCCTGCAGATCACCGGCCCCGTCACCCTGTACCGCCTGCTGCCCTGGCCGCCTCTCTTGACGAGCCTGCTGGCGGTGGCCGTCCTGCTGCTGGGGGTCGTCCTGGTGGCCGGTCCCGGGGCCCTCGGCCGCAGCCTACGGGAGGTGGCCGCGTTCTTCCGCCAGGGTCCGGGAACCTTGCTGCGGCTGCGGTCCTGGGACACCCGGGCGGTGGGGCTCCTGCTGGGCCTGGTGTCGACGCTGCAGTTCAGCCTGTGGACCATCTGGGGCATCACCGGGCCCGAGACCCGGTGGGTGGCCGTGGCCTGGGCCGCCGTGGACGATCCGGCCCGCGTCGCGGCCAACCCGTACGTGGCGAGCCTGTTCCGCGGCTACCCCGGCCTGGTGCCCGGGCCGGAGGAAGTGCTGATCGCCGGCATCATCGCCGGCGCCGCCCTGTCGGCCCGGCTGAACGGCACCTTCCGCTGGCGCAGGCCGCGGCTGCGGCGGCTGCCCAACGCCGTGGCGGGAGGCTTCTTGCTGGCCTTCGCCTCCCGGCTCACCCCGGGGTGCAACATCGGCAACCTGCTGAGCGGCCTCCCCGCCCTCTCCCTGCACAGCCTGCTGGCTTCGGCGGGCATCGCGACGGGCATCTATACGGCGTGGAAGATCGCCCACCTGCGGCAGGCCGCCCTGTTGACCTCGTGCCGGGTGGAGCCGGCGACCGCCGGCACGGGGACCGGCACGCCGGCGAAGCCTGCGGCGGCACCGCCGGCGGGAATCTGA
- a CDS encoding sulfurtransferase TusA family protein: MALFKRPNLEQARQRLAALGQANLVDRTGAGTAVTADREIDVTGEICPYPVDAALEALARMAPGQVLAELTDHTISTHTVPAAVERSGLGEVLRIEEKEPGLYRILIRRR; the protein is encoded by the coding sequence ATGGCCCTGTTCAAGCGGCCCAACCTGGAGCAGGCGCGCCAGCGGCTGGCGGCCCTGGGCCAGGCCAATCTGGTGGACCGGACCGGCGCCGGCACCGCCGTCACCGCCGACCGGGAGATCGACGTCACGGGCGAGATCTGCCCCTACCCGGTGGACGCTGCCCTGGAGGCGCTGGCCCGGATGGCGCCGGGCCAGGTGCTGGCCGAGCTGACGGATCACACCATCTCCACCCACACCGTCCCCGCCGCGGTGGAGCGGTCGGGCCTGGGTGAGGTGCTGCGCATCGAGGAAAAGGAGCCGGGCCTTTACCGCATCCTGATCCGCCGGCGGTGA
- a CDS encoding HAMP domain-containing sensor histidine kinase gives MRLAWRMALVYASILVVVALLLLVGAPALAERAMVDALGPVLLRQARSVVALLDVQAFPGLPATYLADLAAVRLSRLYVDGEVLVVDPAGRIRWNSATLVGDLEGWQLAPEVIRGIRAPGYGVREILANVPAVVAVAPIPVPGGQGSLGTVVVFRPLRELGGVRREIGTWLALGTGAAVAVALAAGWAVGYRMVRRLAAIQEAAAALAAGELSRRLRVAGRDEIAGLAAGFNHMAERIEGLVGELRRSQALRRAMLATISHELRTPVTVIRGLGEALRDGLVEAGPAARRQAGQIVAEAERLGRLIDDLFQLAQIETGQLDLRLERFAAGPWLEERATALEALVRERGARWQVRIDPGLAGVWLEADPHRLAQVLGNLVDNAARHAGPEGQVRLDAAGVPGGIRVQVADDGPGIDPADLPRIFEPFYRGREAARSRGAGLGLSIVRALVEAHGGRVGVESAPGQGTRLWFVLPRAPEPRGGSRATEPRGGRSPGAEARPVGAEESGAVTGSLGDGAGAPGG, from the coding sequence TTGCGGCTGGCCTGGCGCATGGCGCTGGTTTATGCCTCCATCCTGGTGGTGGTGGCCCTGCTGCTTCTGGTGGGCGCTCCCGCCCTGGCCGAGCGGGCCATGGTGGACGCCCTGGGGCCCGTGCTGCTGCGCCAGGCCCGCAGCGTGGTGGCCCTTCTGGACGTGCAGGCGTTCCCCGGGCTGCCCGCCACCTATCTGGCCGACCTGGCGGCGGTGCGGCTGTCGCGCCTTTATGTGGACGGGGAAGTGCTGGTGGTCGATCCGGCCGGGCGGATCCGCTGGAACTCCGCCACCCTGGTGGGCGATCTGGAGGGCTGGCAGCTGGCGCCCGAGGTGATCCGGGGCATCCGGGCGCCGGGATACGGTGTTCGGGAGATCCTGGCCAACGTGCCGGCGGTGGTGGCCGTGGCCCCGATTCCCGTGCCCGGCGGCCAGGGGAGCCTGGGCACCGTGGTGGTCTTCCGGCCCCTGCGGGAACTGGGTGGCGTGCGCCGGGAGATCGGCACCTGGCTCGCCCTGGGCACCGGGGCGGCCGTGGCCGTGGCCCTGGCGGCGGGCTGGGCCGTGGGCTACCGGATGGTGCGGCGGCTGGCGGCGATCCAGGAGGCGGCGGCGGCCCTGGCCGCGGGCGAGCTGTCCCGGCGCCTGCGGGTGGCCGGCCGGGACGAGATCGCCGGCCTGGCGGCCGGGTTCAACCACATGGCCGAGCGCATCGAGGGGCTGGTGGGCGAGCTGCGCCGCTCCCAGGCCCTGCGGCGGGCCATGCTGGCCACCATCTCCCATGAGCTGCGCACCCCGGTGACGGTGATCCGCGGGCTGGGGGAAGCCCTGAGGGACGGGCTGGTGGAAGCGGGACCCGCCGCCCGCCGCCAGGCGGGGCAGATCGTGGCCGAGGCCGAGCGGCTGGGCCGGCTGATCGACGACCTCTTCCAGCTGGCCCAGATCGAGACGGGCCAGCTGGACCTGCGGCTGGAGCGCTTTGCCGCGGGACCGTGGCTGGAGGAACGGGCCACGGCCCTGGAGGCGCTGGTCCGGGAGCGGGGCGCCCGCTGGCAGGTGCGGATCGACCCGGGCCTGGCCGGGGTGTGGCTGGAAGCGGACCCCCACCGCCTGGCCCAGGTGCTGGGCAACCTGGTGGACAACGCCGCCCGGCACGCCGGTCCGGAGGGCCAGGTGAGGCTGGACGCGGCGGGGGTGCCCGGCGGGATCCGGGTCCAGGTGGCCGACGACGGCCCGGGTATCGATCCCGCCGACCTGCCGCGGATCTTTGAGCCCTTTTACCGGGGGCGGGAGGCGGCCCGCAGCCGCGGTGCGGGCCTGGGCCTCAGCATCGTGCGGGCCCTGGTGGAAGCCCACGGGGGCCGGGTGGGCGTGGAGTCCGCCCCCGGGCAGGGCACGCGTCTCTGGTTCGTCCTGCCCCGGGCGCCGGAACCCCGGGGCGGGTCCCGGGCAACGGAACCCCGGGGCGGGCGGTCCCCGGGAGCGGAAGCACGGCCCGTGGGGGCGGAAGAGTCCGGGGCCGTCACGGGCTCCCTCGGCGATGGGGCCGGAGCCCCCGGTGGCTGA
- a CDS encoding response regulator transcription factor produces the protein MPGERILVVDDEPGIREVCRLYLEREGFAVREAASLAGARAALRGEAPALVVLDLMLPDGSGLDLCRELVEAGTPVVCLTARADETDRVLGLELGADDYVTKPFSPRELVARVRAVLRRARATREPAPVTVRFGRCAVDLAARRLWVGGREVACTPKEFDLLALFVTHPHRVFTRQQLLERVWDFSYAGDTRTVDVHVQRLRRKIEPDPQHPRYLKTVWSVGYRFDPEGEAS, from the coding sequence GTGCCGGGGGAGCGCATCCTGGTGGTGGACGACGAGCCGGGGATCCGGGAGGTCTGCCGGCTCTACCTGGAGCGGGAAGGGTTCGCCGTGCGGGAAGCGGCCAGCCTGGCGGGAGCCCGCGCCGCCCTGCGGGGCGAAGCGCCGGCGCTGGTCGTCCTGGACCTGATGCTGCCCGACGGCAGCGGCCTTGACCTGTGCCGGGAGCTGGTGGAGGCCGGGACTCCGGTGGTCTGCCTGACCGCCCGGGCCGACGAGACGGACCGGGTGCTGGGCCTGGAACTGGGCGCGGACGATTACGTAACCAAGCCCTTCAGTCCCCGCGAGTTGGTGGCCCGGGTCCGGGCCGTACTGCGCCGGGCCCGGGCCACCAGGGAGCCGGCGCCGGTGACCGTGCGGTTCGGCCGGTGCGCCGTCGACCTGGCCGCCCGGCGGCTCTGGGTGGGCGGCCGGGAGGTGGCCTGCACCCCCAAGGAATTCGACCTTCTGGCCCTGTTCGTCACCCACCCCCACCGGGTCTTCACCCGCCAGCAGCTGCTGGAGCGGGTCTGGGACTTCTCCTATGCCGGCGATACCCGCACCGTGGACGTCCACGTGCAGCGGCTGCGGCGGAAGATCGAGCCCGATCCCCAGCACCCGCGCTATCTCAAGACGGTGTGGAGCGTGGGGTACCGGTTCGACCCCGAGGGCGAGGCGAGCTGA
- a CDS encoding sulfite oxidase-like oxidoreductase — protein MAETSVRDRVPPGQVVTEKFPVLHTGEVPRYRDDLSDWSIHVFGEVERPVTLTWDEFRRLPAREVVVDIHCVTRWSKLGTRWRGVPAARVLEEAGVKPEARFVLVHADPDYTTNLPLADLYRDDVLLAFEFDGRPLAPEHGYPVRLLVPHRYFWKSAKWVRGFELLPEDRPGYWEERGYHNEADPWKEQRYGFF, from the coding sequence TTGGCCGAAACCAGCGTACGGGACCGGGTGCCGCCCGGCCAGGTGGTGACCGAGAAGTTTCCGGTCCTTCACACGGGCGAGGTGCCCCGCTACCGGGACGACCTGAGCGACTGGAGTATTCACGTCTTCGGTGAAGTGGAGCGGCCCGTCACCCTGACCTGGGACGAGTTCCGCCGCCTCCCTGCCCGCGAGGTGGTGGTGGACATCCACTGCGTGACCCGCTGGAGCAAGCTGGGCACCCGCTGGCGCGGCGTCCCGGCGGCCCGGGTACTGGAGGAAGCCGGGGTCAAGCCGGAGGCCCGGTTCGTCCTGGTCCACGCCGACCCGGACTACACCACCAACCTGCCCCTGGCCGACCTGTACCGCGACGACGTGCTTCTGGCCTTCGAGTTCGACGGCCGGCCCCTGGCGCCGGAACACGGCTACCCGGTGCGGCTCCTGGTGCCCCACCGGTACTTCTGGAAGAGCGCCAAGTGGGTGCGGGGCTTCGAACTGCTCCCCGAGGACCGGCCGGGCTACTGGGAGGAACGCGGCTACCACAACGAGGCCGACCCCTGGAAGGAGCAGCGGTACGGCTTCTTTTAA